The following coding sequences are from one Bos indicus x Bos taurus breed Angus x Brahman F1 hybrid chromosome 5, Bos_hybrid_MaternalHap_v2.0, whole genome shotgun sequence window:
- the LOC113892392 gene encoding LOW QUALITY PROTEIN: complement C1r subcomponent-like (The sequence of the model RefSeq protein was modified relative to this genomic sequence to represent the inferred CDS: deleted 1 base in 1 codon): MMFHVGRVPSTACPPVPPPQISTDKKTLGTFCGQLSSPLGNPPGRMEFVSQGNRILLTFHTDFSNKENGTDIFYKGFQAHYQAVVKDCGQPRSLPNGAFNYTTREGVSTYEARIQYCCHEPFYKMHSNDGTSESERGLYTCMAQGIWKNELVGQKMPWCLPVCGEPIHPVKQRQRIIGSQKAKLGNFPWQAYTNIHGPGGGALLGDRWILTATHTINPKDHKAQGSPNLDVFLGHVNVEDSTKLSNHPVHRVIIHPDYRQEESHSFEGDIALLELENSVTLSPNLLPICLPDNETLYDPGLIGYVSGFGIMEERISHDLRFVRLPAARRETCEHWLRQKKKKNRNDVFSENMFCAGSPTLKHNVCRGDAGGVFAVRDKKNDRWVATGIVTWGIGCGEGYGFYTNVLKYVDWIKKEMEV; this comes from the exons ATGATGTTCCACGTGGGACGTGTCCCTTCAACAGCTTGTCCCCCGGTCCCTCCTCCACAGATCTCTACTGATAAGAAGACCCTAGGGACGTTCTGTGGGCAGCTGAGCTCTCCCCTGGGCAACCCCCCTGGAAGGATGGAATTCGTGTCCCAAGGAAACAGGATACTGCTGACCTTCCACACAGACTTCTCCAACAAGGAGAATGGCACTGACATATTCTACAAGGGCTTCCAGGCCCACTACCAAGCCGTGG TCAAGGACTGCGGGCAGCCCCGAAGCCTGCCCAATGGGGCCTTCAATTACACCACCAGAGAGGGGGTGAGCACGTACGAGGCCCGTATCCAGTACTGCTGCCACGAGCCCTTCTACAAGATGCACAGCAACGATGGCACGAGCGAGTCTGAGCGAG GGCTGTACACCTGCATGGCTCAGGGCATTTGGAAGAACGAGCTGGTAGGACAGAAGATGCCTTGGTGTTTGCCAG TGTGCGGGGAGCCAATCCACCCTGTCAAACAGAGGCAGCGCATCATTGGAAGCCAGAAGGCCAAGCTGGGCAACTTCCCCTGGCAGGCCTACACCAACATCCACGGGCCCGGGGGTGGTGCGCTGCTGGGGGACCGCTGGATCCTCACGGCCACGCACACCATCAACCCCAAGGACCACAAGGCGCAGGGCAGCCCCAACTTAGACGTGTTCCTGGGCCACGTCAACGTGGAAGATAGCACCAAGCTGTCCAACCACccggtccatagggtcataatCCACCCAGACTACCGCCAGGAAGAGTCCCACAGTTTCGAGGGGGACATCGCCCTCCTGGAGCTGGAAAATAGCGTCACCCTGAGCCCCAACCTCCTGCCCATCTGCCTCCCAGACAACGAGACCCTCTATGACCCGGGTCTGATAGGCTATGTCAGTGGCTTTGGGATCATGGAGGAGAGAATTTCTCACGACCTCAGGTTTGTCCGTCTGCCAGCAGCTAGGCGAGAGACTTGCGAGCACTGGCtccggcaaaaaaaa aaaaaaaacaggaatgatGTGTTTTCTGAAAACATGTTCTGTGCTGGGAGCCCAACCTTAAAGCACAATGTCTGCCGTGGGGATGCCGGAGGGGTCTTTGCAGTGAGGGATAAGAAAAATGACCGCTGGGTGGCCACGGGCATCGTGACCTGGGGCATCGGGTGTGGTGAAGGGTACGGGTTCTACACCAATGTCCTCAAGTACGTGGACTGGATCAAGAAAGAGATGGAAGTGTAA
- the LOC113892391 gene encoding complement C1r subcomponent-like protein isoform X3 yields the protein MSSSRCLVSKLRELSLGKPHSTRCPGNMLIRRQGGLGFAEADRKQPLLGWASPGRPQATGTQPHLPWPTPRWWFLLWGVLQAFPTQGSVVLLAQWLPQKLTSPGYPEPYVKGQESSTDIEAPEGYVVRLLFQDFDLEPSPDWNSLRLTFSAPASEDKTPGFHKGFLALYQAVAVNYTQPINQATGGPKAIPTPGDNPTEIQSCCQEPYYEAKPSGTLTCTAQVPWKQTQKREEAPRCVPVCGRPVVPISQTQESLGASRAELGSFPWQALTSIYGRGGGALLGDRWVLTAAHTIYPKDSILLGRNRSAQVFLGHTDTDQMLELGRHPVHRVVVHPDYHQEEPHDFHGDIALLELERSVPLGPHLLPVCLPDREALYRPGRWGYVSGFGVEMDWLSTKLKYSRLPVAPRAACEAWLRERQRPEAFTDGMFCAGDQTRPQSVCQGDSGGAFVVWDDRTRRWVATGIVSWGIGCGEGYGFYTKVLHYVDWIRGVMGEKD from the exons ATGTCGAGTTCCAGATGCCTGGTCTCAAAGTTGCGGGAACTGTCTCTGGGGAAGCCTCACTCCACCCGCTGCCCAGGCAACAT GCTCATCAGACGCCAGGGTGGGCTGGGGTTCGCTGAAGCAGACAGAAAGCAGCCCCTGCTTGGATGGGCCTCTCCAGGGAG GCCGCAGGCCACAGGCACGCAGCCCCATCTGCCCTGGCCCACTCCCAGGTGGTGGTTCCTCCTCTGGGGCGTCCTCCAGGCTTTCCCCACGCAGGGGTCCGTGGTGCTCCTGGCCCAGTGGCTGCCCCAGAAGCTGACGTCCCCTGGGTACCCGGAGCCATACGTCAAAGGCCAGGAGAGCTCCACGGACATCGAGGCTCCAGAGGGCTATGTTGTGAGGCTCCTGTTCCAGGACTTTGACCTGGAGCCATCCCCGGACT GGAACAGTTTGCGGCTGACCTTCAGTGCACCAGCCTCTGAAGACAAGACCCCAGGCTTCCACAAGGGCTTCCTGGCTCTCTACCAAGCCGTGG CTGTGAATTATACTCAGCCCATCAACCAGGCCACTGGGGGCCCCAAGGCCATCCCCACACCTGGAGACAACCCCACTGAGATCCAGAGCTGCTGCCAGGAGCCCTATTACGAGGCCAAGCCCTCAG GGACACTCACTTGCACTGCCCAGGTGCCCTGGAAGCAGACCCAGAAAAGGGAGGAGGCTCCCCGCTGTGTGCCTG TCTGTGGACGGCCGGTGGTCCCCATTTCCCAGACCCAGGAGTCCCTTGGCGCCTCCAGAGCTGAGCTGGGCAGCTTCCCCTGGCAGGCCCTCACCAGCATCTATGGCAGGGGCGGCGGGGCCCTGCTGGGCGACCGCTGGGTTCTCACCGCAGCCCACACCATCTACCCCAAGGACAGCATCTTGCTCGGGAGGAACCGGAGCGCCCAGGTGTTCCTGGGCCACACGGACACAGACCAGATGCTGGAGCTGGGCCGCCACCCCGTGCACCGCGTGGTCGTGCACCCAGACTACCATCAGGAGGAGCCCCATGACTTCCACGGAGACATCGCGCTCCTGGAGCTGGAGCGCAGCGTCCCCCTAGGCCCGCACCTCCTCCCAGTCTGCCTGCCGGACCGCGAGGCCCTGTACCGGCCCGGCCGGTGGGGCTACGTCAGCGGCTTCGGCGTGGAGATGGACTGGCTGAGCACCAAGCTCAAGTACTCGCGGCTGCCCGTGGCCCCGAGGGCAGCCTGCGAGGCCTGGCTCCGGGAGAGGCAGAGGCCCGAGGCATTCACCGATGGCATGTTCTGCGCCGGGGACCAGACGCGGCCGCAGAGTGTATGCCAAGGGGACAGCGGCGGCGCCTTCGTGGTGTGGGACGATCGCACCCGGCGCTGGGTGGCCACGGGCATCGTGTCCTGGGGCATCGGGTGTGGCGAGGGGTACGGCTTCTACACCAAAGTGCTCCACTATGTGGACTGGATCCGGGGAGTGATGGGTGAGAAGGACTGA
- the LOC113892391 gene encoding complement C1r subcomponent-like protein isoform X1 encodes MSSSRCLVSKLRELSLGKPHSTRCPGNMLIRRQGGLGFAEADRKQPLLGWASPGRPQATGTQPHLPWPTPRWWFLLWGVLQAFPTQGSVVLLAQWLPQKLTSPGYPEPYVKGQESSTDIEAPEGYVVRLLFQDFDLEPSPDCERDSVTLTASGMDLGQFCGQQGSLLGRPPGQKEFVSSGNSLRLTFSAPASEDKTPGFHKGFLALYQAVAVNYTQPINQATGGPKAIPTPGDNPTEIQSCCQEPYYEAKPSGTLTCTAQVPWKQTQKREEAPRCVPVCGRPVVPISQTQESLGASRAELGSFPWQALTSIYGRGGGALLGDRWVLTAAHTIYPKDSILLGRNRSAQVFLGHTDTDQMLELGRHPVHRVVVHPDYHQEEPHDFHGDIALLELERSVPLGPHLLPVCLPDREALYRPGRWGYVSGFGVEMDWLSTKLKYSRLPVAPRAACEAWLRERQRPEAFTDGMFCAGDQTRPQSVCQGDSGGAFVVWDDRTRRWVATGIVSWGIGCGEGYGFYTKVLHYVDWIRGVMGEKD; translated from the exons ATGTCGAGTTCCAGATGCCTGGTCTCAAAGTTGCGGGAACTGTCTCTGGGGAAGCCTCACTCCACCCGCTGCCCAGGCAACAT GCTCATCAGACGCCAGGGTGGGCTGGGGTTCGCTGAAGCAGACAGAAAGCAGCCCCTGCTTGGATGGGCCTCTCCAGGGAG GCCGCAGGCCACAGGCACGCAGCCCCATCTGCCCTGGCCCACTCCCAGGTGGTGGTTCCTCCTCTGGGGCGTCCTCCAGGCTTTCCCCACGCAGGGGTCCGTGGTGCTCCTGGCCCAGTGGCTGCCCCAGAAGCTGACGTCCCCTGGGTACCCGGAGCCATACGTCAAAGGCCAGGAGAGCTCCACGGACATCGAGGCTCCAGAGGGCTATGTTGTGAGGCTCCTGTTCCAGGACTTTGACCTGGAGCCATCCCCGGACTGTGAGCGGGACTCCGTCACA CTCACAGCCAGTGGGATGGATCTTGGCCAGTTCTGCGGGCAACAGGGCTCCCTGCTGGGCAGGCCCCCTGGTCAGAAGGAGTTTGTGTCCTCAGGGAACAGTTTGCGGCTGACCTTCAGTGCACCAGCCTCTGAAGACAAGACCCCAGGCTTCCACAAGGGCTTCCTGGCTCTCTACCAAGCCGTGG CTGTGAATTATACTCAGCCCATCAACCAGGCCACTGGGGGCCCCAAGGCCATCCCCACACCTGGAGACAACCCCACTGAGATCCAGAGCTGCTGCCAGGAGCCCTATTACGAGGCCAAGCCCTCAG GGACACTCACTTGCACTGCCCAGGTGCCCTGGAAGCAGACCCAGAAAAGGGAGGAGGCTCCCCGCTGTGTGCCTG TCTGTGGACGGCCGGTGGTCCCCATTTCCCAGACCCAGGAGTCCCTTGGCGCCTCCAGAGCTGAGCTGGGCAGCTTCCCCTGGCAGGCCCTCACCAGCATCTATGGCAGGGGCGGCGGGGCCCTGCTGGGCGACCGCTGGGTTCTCACCGCAGCCCACACCATCTACCCCAAGGACAGCATCTTGCTCGGGAGGAACCGGAGCGCCCAGGTGTTCCTGGGCCACACGGACACAGACCAGATGCTGGAGCTGGGCCGCCACCCCGTGCACCGCGTGGTCGTGCACCCAGACTACCATCAGGAGGAGCCCCATGACTTCCACGGAGACATCGCGCTCCTGGAGCTGGAGCGCAGCGTCCCCCTAGGCCCGCACCTCCTCCCAGTCTGCCTGCCGGACCGCGAGGCCCTGTACCGGCCCGGCCGGTGGGGCTACGTCAGCGGCTTCGGCGTGGAGATGGACTGGCTGAGCACCAAGCTCAAGTACTCGCGGCTGCCCGTGGCCCCGAGGGCAGCCTGCGAGGCCTGGCTCCGGGAGAGGCAGAGGCCCGAGGCATTCACCGATGGCATGTTCTGCGCCGGGGACCAGACGCGGCCGCAGAGTGTATGCCAAGGGGACAGCGGCGGCGCCTTCGTGGTGTGGGACGATCGCACCCGGCGCTGGGTGGCCACGGGCATCGTGTCCTGGGGCATCGGGTGTGGCGAGGGGTACGGCTTCTACACCAAAGTGCTCCACTATGTGGACTGGATCCGGGGAGTGATGGGTGAGAAGGACTGA
- the LOC113892391 gene encoding complement C1r subcomponent-like protein isoform X2, which translates to MSSSRCLVSKLRELSLGKPHSTRCPGNMPQATGTQPHLPWPTPRWWFLLWGVLQAFPTQGSVVLLAQWLPQKLTSPGYPEPYVKGQESSTDIEAPEGYVVRLLFQDFDLEPSPDCERDSVTLTASGMDLGQFCGQQGSLLGRPPGQKEFVSSGNSLRLTFSAPASEDKTPGFHKGFLALYQAVAVNYTQPINQATGGPKAIPTPGDNPTEIQSCCQEPYYEAKPSGTLTCTAQVPWKQTQKREEAPRCVPVCGRPVVPISQTQESLGASRAELGSFPWQALTSIYGRGGGALLGDRWVLTAAHTIYPKDSILLGRNRSAQVFLGHTDTDQMLELGRHPVHRVVVHPDYHQEEPHDFHGDIALLELERSVPLGPHLLPVCLPDREALYRPGRWGYVSGFGVEMDWLSTKLKYSRLPVAPRAACEAWLRERQRPEAFTDGMFCAGDQTRPQSVCQGDSGGAFVVWDDRTRRWVATGIVSWGIGCGEGYGFYTKVLHYVDWIRGVMGEKD; encoded by the exons ATGTCGAGTTCCAGATGCCTGGTCTCAAAGTTGCGGGAACTGTCTCTGGGGAAGCCTCACTCCACCCGCTGCCCAGGCAACAT GCCGCAGGCCACAGGCACGCAGCCCCATCTGCCCTGGCCCACTCCCAGGTGGTGGTTCCTCCTCTGGGGCGTCCTCCAGGCTTTCCCCACGCAGGGGTCCGTGGTGCTCCTGGCCCAGTGGCTGCCCCAGAAGCTGACGTCCCCTGGGTACCCGGAGCCATACGTCAAAGGCCAGGAGAGCTCCACGGACATCGAGGCTCCAGAGGGCTATGTTGTGAGGCTCCTGTTCCAGGACTTTGACCTGGAGCCATCCCCGGACTGTGAGCGGGACTCCGTCACA CTCACAGCCAGTGGGATGGATCTTGGCCAGTTCTGCGGGCAACAGGGCTCCCTGCTGGGCAGGCCCCCTGGTCAGAAGGAGTTTGTGTCCTCAGGGAACAGTTTGCGGCTGACCTTCAGTGCACCAGCCTCTGAAGACAAGACCCCAGGCTTCCACAAGGGCTTCCTGGCTCTCTACCAAGCCGTGG CTGTGAATTATACTCAGCCCATCAACCAGGCCACTGGGGGCCCCAAGGCCATCCCCACACCTGGAGACAACCCCACTGAGATCCAGAGCTGCTGCCAGGAGCCCTATTACGAGGCCAAGCCCTCAG GGACACTCACTTGCACTGCCCAGGTGCCCTGGAAGCAGACCCAGAAAAGGGAGGAGGCTCCCCGCTGTGTGCCTG TCTGTGGACGGCCGGTGGTCCCCATTTCCCAGACCCAGGAGTCCCTTGGCGCCTCCAGAGCTGAGCTGGGCAGCTTCCCCTGGCAGGCCCTCACCAGCATCTATGGCAGGGGCGGCGGGGCCCTGCTGGGCGACCGCTGGGTTCTCACCGCAGCCCACACCATCTACCCCAAGGACAGCATCTTGCTCGGGAGGAACCGGAGCGCCCAGGTGTTCCTGGGCCACACGGACACAGACCAGATGCTGGAGCTGGGCCGCCACCCCGTGCACCGCGTGGTCGTGCACCCAGACTACCATCAGGAGGAGCCCCATGACTTCCACGGAGACATCGCGCTCCTGGAGCTGGAGCGCAGCGTCCCCCTAGGCCCGCACCTCCTCCCAGTCTGCCTGCCGGACCGCGAGGCCCTGTACCGGCCCGGCCGGTGGGGCTACGTCAGCGGCTTCGGCGTGGAGATGGACTGGCTGAGCACCAAGCTCAAGTACTCGCGGCTGCCCGTGGCCCCGAGGGCAGCCTGCGAGGCCTGGCTCCGGGAGAGGCAGAGGCCCGAGGCATTCACCGATGGCATGTTCTGCGCCGGGGACCAGACGCGGCCGCAGAGTGTATGCCAAGGGGACAGCGGCGGCGCCTTCGTGGTGTGGGACGATCGCACCCGGCGCTGGGTGGCCACGGGCATCGTGTCCTGGGGCATCGGGTGTGGCGAGGGGTACGGCTTCTACACCAAAGTGCTCCACTATGTGGACTGGATCCGGGGAGTGATGGGTGAGAAGGACTGA
- the LOC113892391 gene encoding complement C1r subcomponent-like protein isoform X4, with translation MSSSRCLVSKLRELSLGKPHSTRCPGNMLIRRQGGLGFAEADRKQPLLGWASPGRPQATGTQPHLPWPTPRWWFLLWGVLQAFPTQGSVVLLAQWLPQKLTSPGYPEPYVKGQESSTDIEAPEGYVVRLLFQDFDLEPSPDSVNYTQPINQATGGPKAIPTPGDNPTEIQSCCQEPYYEAKPSGTLTCTAQVPWKQTQKREEAPRCVPVCGRPVVPISQTQESLGASRAELGSFPWQALTSIYGRGGGALLGDRWVLTAAHTIYPKDSILLGRNRSAQVFLGHTDTDQMLELGRHPVHRVVVHPDYHQEEPHDFHGDIALLELERSVPLGPHLLPVCLPDREALYRPGRWGYVSGFGVEMDWLSTKLKYSRLPVAPRAACEAWLRERQRPEAFTDGMFCAGDQTRPQSVCQGDSGGAFVVWDDRTRRWVATGIVSWGIGCGEGYGFYTKVLHYVDWIRGVMGEKD, from the exons ATGTCGAGTTCCAGATGCCTGGTCTCAAAGTTGCGGGAACTGTCTCTGGGGAAGCCTCACTCCACCCGCTGCCCAGGCAACAT GCTCATCAGACGCCAGGGTGGGCTGGGGTTCGCTGAAGCAGACAGAAAGCAGCCCCTGCTTGGATGGGCCTCTCCAGGGAG GCCGCAGGCCACAGGCACGCAGCCCCATCTGCCCTGGCCCACTCCCAGGTGGTGGTTCCTCCTCTGGGGCGTCCTCCAGGCTTTCCCCACGCAGGGGTCCGTGGTGCTCCTGGCCCAGTGGCTGCCCCAGAAGCTGACGTCCCCTGGGTACCCGGAGCCATACGTCAAAGGCCAGGAGAGCTCCACGGACATCGAGGCTCCAGAGGGCTATGTTGTGAGGCTCCTGTTCCAGGACTTTGACCTGGAGCCATCCCCGGACT CTGTGAATTATACTCAGCCCATCAACCAGGCCACTGGGGGCCCCAAGGCCATCCCCACACCTGGAGACAACCCCACTGAGATCCAGAGCTGCTGCCAGGAGCCCTATTACGAGGCCAAGCCCTCAG GGACACTCACTTGCACTGCCCAGGTGCCCTGGAAGCAGACCCAGAAAAGGGAGGAGGCTCCCCGCTGTGTGCCTG TCTGTGGACGGCCGGTGGTCCCCATTTCCCAGACCCAGGAGTCCCTTGGCGCCTCCAGAGCTGAGCTGGGCAGCTTCCCCTGGCAGGCCCTCACCAGCATCTATGGCAGGGGCGGCGGGGCCCTGCTGGGCGACCGCTGGGTTCTCACCGCAGCCCACACCATCTACCCCAAGGACAGCATCTTGCTCGGGAGGAACCGGAGCGCCCAGGTGTTCCTGGGCCACACGGACACAGACCAGATGCTGGAGCTGGGCCGCCACCCCGTGCACCGCGTGGTCGTGCACCCAGACTACCATCAGGAGGAGCCCCATGACTTCCACGGAGACATCGCGCTCCTGGAGCTGGAGCGCAGCGTCCCCCTAGGCCCGCACCTCCTCCCAGTCTGCCTGCCGGACCGCGAGGCCCTGTACCGGCCCGGCCGGTGGGGCTACGTCAGCGGCTTCGGCGTGGAGATGGACTGGCTGAGCACCAAGCTCAAGTACTCGCGGCTGCCCGTGGCCCCGAGGGCAGCCTGCGAGGCCTGGCTCCGGGAGAGGCAGAGGCCCGAGGCATTCACCGATGGCATGTTCTGCGCCGGGGACCAGACGCGGCCGCAGAGTGTATGCCAAGGGGACAGCGGCGGCGCCTTCGTGGTGTGGGACGATCGCACCCGGCGCTGGGTGGCCACGGGCATCGTGTCCTGGGGCATCGGGTGTGGCGAGGGGTACGGCTTCTACACCAAAGTGCTCCACTATGTGGACTGGATCCGGGGAGTGATGGGTGAGAAGGACTGA